The Pseudomonas bijieensis DNA window TTGGCCGACGGGTGCGGCGGTGCTGGGGAGAATTCGCAAACTGGTGGGGATCAATTTGCTGATCGGGCTGCTGGTGGTGGCGATTGGCGCGGCGCGGCCGATGTTCTGAAAATATTGCACCTAACCCTGTGGGAGCGAGCTTGCTCGCGATGGCGGCACATCAGGCAATACTTGATCGACTGACCCAATGCCATCGCGAGCAGGCTCGCTCCCACAAGTCGGGATCAGATTTTCTTCAGAACCGCTGCACCGTCACCGCCCCCGCCGCGCCGGCAGGCCCCGGCTGGCCATCGGCACCCGGACGGCCGCTCTTGCCGCCGTCAGCGGTATAGACCAGACAACCCTTGGCCTTGCCACCGACACCGGGTTTGCCGCCGTGCCCAGCCGCGCCACCGGCGCCGCCGTCCACCGTCACCTTGATCTGCTCGGCAGGATAGGCCCGGGGCAGCTCAAGGCGTACCAGTGCACCGGCCGCACCGGGCTGGCCATCGCTGCCGTTGCTGCCGTCGGCCCCGCGACCGGCCGACCCCCAGGTGCAACCTGGCGCCTGGCCATTGGCGCCGTCCAGGCCGACGAAACCCGGCGCACCGGTGCCACCACGGGCATCCACCGACAACAGCGGCGCATTCAAGGCATTGAAGCGCAGGTTCAGATCCCGCCCCGGCCGCGCCGCCTTGGTGTAGGTACCCGGTGCGCCGCGTGAAGTGATCTGGCTGCCCTCGGCCAACTCAGCCTGGGCCACTTTCATTTCCAATACCTGCTGCGCCGGCACGATGGCGATCCGTGCTTCACGTCCCAGGTGCAATTGGTCGATGGTCAGTTCCGTGACATTGGAAGGCACCAGCAGCGTGCCGTAGTCGGCCACGTCCAGCCGCTCCAGGGTCAGGGTACTGGTGGTGTTGGGCAGACGCATCAACGAATGGCTTTCGACCTGGACCACTTGGGCCGAAGCCCATGGGCATACGAGTGCGGCGAGCAGACACAATTTACGCATGGGAAGCCTCTGGCGCGGTCGGGAGGGTTTGCAGATGGAAGATGCCGAACAGCAGCACTCTGAGGCGATCGCGGCCAGGCGCGGGACGGCCACGAAAACTGGCCCTGAACACCAGCAGTTCCAATAGATGGAGCGCCAGTAAAAACGCTGCGGCGAAATTGACCAGCAGATGCAACGGATGGACGAACGGCACAATCAGGTTGACCAGCACCACCAGCCAGAACAGTAGGGTCAGTAAACGCCCCAGCCCCCAAAAACACCTTCATATGCCCCCCCGATGAGTATTATTCTTTGGCCGCACAGTAACGGCTTGCGCGCAGGATAAGCCAGAGGGCAAGGCAAATTTAATTTACCGCCGACCAGCGACCGCCGAACCGCCCTCCTCGCGATCCGACGGCTCTGGCTCAGGGCTCAACGCTGGATATGCAGCTCGACCCGACGGTTCTGTGCCCGCCCTTCGTCGGTTTCATTGTCAGCCACCGGCTCGCTTTCGCCCTTGCCTTCACTGGTGAGTTTGTCGGGAGCCAGCCCCTGGGTCAGCAAA harbors:
- a CDS encoding collagen-like protein — protein: MRKLCLLAALVCPWASAQVVQVESHSLMRLPNTTSTLTLERLDVADYGTLLVPSNVTELTIDQLHLGREARIAIVPAQQVLEMKVAQAELAEGSQITSRGAPGTYTKAARPGRDLNLRFNALNAPLLSVDARGGTGAPGFVGLDGANGQAPGCTWGSAGRGADGSNGSDGQPGAAGALVRLELPRAYPAEQIKVTVDGGAGGAAGHGGKPGVGGKAKGCLVYTADGGKSGRPGADGQPGPAGAAGAVTVQRF
- a CDS encoding DUF1145 domain-containing protein, with product MVVLVNLIVPFVHPLHLLVNFAAAFLLALHLLELLVFRASFRGRPAPGRDRLRVLLFGIFHLQTLPTAPEASHA